A genome region from Manihot esculenta cultivar AM560-2 chromosome 5, M.esculenta_v8, whole genome shotgun sequence includes the following:
- the LOC110616234 gene encoding xanthotoxin 5-hydroxylase CYP82C4 isoform X1, producing the protein MDPSLQITVIAGFFSFIFLCNAYLQRTKSSKCSKSREAPEPAGAWPIIGHLNLLAGVDKLLHQTLGSMADKYGPAFNIRIGSHLAFVISTRELAKECFTINDKAVASRPTTAATKHMCYNHAVFGFAPYSSHWREMRKIVMLELLSNRRIEMVKHVQASELDLGIRKLYSLWTENNSLPVLVELKQWFEDMTLNVIVRALAGKRYTGSTDDDETRRCQKAISQFFHLMGIFVVSDALPFLRWLDLEGHEKAMKQTAKDLDAVLAGWLTEHRQKIVSGEIKTKGEQDFIDVMLSLEEKGQLSGFQYDSDTSIKSTCLALIAGASDTTTTTLTWAISLLLNNKPVLKKAQEELDLHIGTGRKVDESDIINLVYLQAIIKETLRLYPVAPIIPREFMENCKIGGYHVPAGTRLLVNVWKIQRDPSFWTNPTAFQPERYITNHKDVDVRGQHYELLPFGSGRRSCPGASFALHALQLTLARFLHEFDLATPNDQPVDMTETPGTTLPKATPLEVLLSPRLSAKLYSC; encoded by the exons ATGGATCCTTCTCTCCAGATAACAGTAATTGCTGGGtttttttctttcatctttCTCTGCAATGCATATCTTCAACGGACAAAGAGTAGCAAATGTAGCAAGAGTAGAGAGGCTCCTGAACCAGCTGGAGCATGGCCAATCATTGGCCACCTCAATCTATTGGCCGGTGTTGATAAGCTTCTTCACCAAACACTTGGATCGATGGCTGATAAGTATGGGCCAGCATTCAACATTCGCATAGGCAGTCATCTTGCCTTTGTGATTTCTACTAGGGAATTGGCAAAGGAATGCTTCACCATAAATGACAAAGCCGTTGCTTCTCGTCCCACTACAGCAGCCACAAAGCACATGTGCTATAACCATGCTGTATTTGGTTTTGCACCCTACAGCTCCCACTGGCGCGAGATGCGAAAGATAGTAATGCTCGAACTTCTTTCAAACCGGCGAATTGAGATGGTCAAGCATGTCCAGGCATCTGAACTTGATCTGGGGATAAGGAAGCTTTATAGTCTGTGGACTGAAAATAATAGTCTTCCAGTGCTTGTTGAACTTAAACAGTGGTTTGAGGATATGACACTCAATGTGATCGTTAGAGCACTGGCTGGAAAGAGATATACTGGTTCCACTGATGATGATGAGACAAGAAGGTGCCAGAAGGCAATTTCTCAATTCTTTCACTTGATGGGAATTTTTGTGGTTTCAGATGCACTTCCATTTCTCCGGTGGCTGGATTTAGAGGGGCATGAAAAGGCAATGAAGCAGACAGCTAAGGACTTGGATGCTGTACTTGCAGGTTGGCTGACTGAGCATCGCCAAAAGATAGTTTCTGGAGAGATCAAGACTAAGGGTGAACAGGACTTCATCGATGTGATGTTGTCGCTTGAGGAAAAAGGGCAATTGTCAGGCTTCCAGTATGATTCAGATACCAGCATCAAGTCTACCTGTCTG GCTCTTATTGCTGGTGCTAGTGACACGACAACAACCACGCTAACATGGGCGATCTCATTGCTTCTGAATAATAAACCAGTTCTAAAGAAAGCCCAAGAAGAATTAGACCTCCATATTGGCACTGGACGTAAAGTTGATGAATCAGACATCATAAACCTAGTGTATCTTCAAGCCATAATCAAGGAAACTCTCCGTTTGTACCCTGTTGCTCCCATCATACCCCGAGAATTCATGGAAAATTGTAAAATAGGTGGGTATCATGTCCCAGCTGGCACTCGCTTATTGGTAAATGTATGGAAGATTCAGAGAGATCCGAGCTTTTGGACAAATCCCACAGCTTTCCAGCCAGAGAGATATATAACAAACCATAAAGATGTTGATGTTAGAGGTCAACACTACGAACTCCTGCCTTTTGGATCTGGTAGACGATCATGCCCTGGTGCATCATTTGCACTCCATGCTCTGCAGCTAACGCTTGCTAGGTTCCTTCATGAATTTGATTTAGCAACCCCAAATGATCAGCCTGTTGACATGACTGAGACACCTGGAACTACTTTACCGAAAGCAACCCCATTAGAGGTGCTTCTTTCGCCTCGTCTTTCTGCAAAGCTCTATAGCTGTTGa
- the LOC110616234 gene encoding xanthotoxin 5-hydroxylase CYP82C4 isoform X2, which translates to MADKYGPAFNIRIGSHLAFVISTRELAKECFTINDKAVASRPTTAATKHMCYNHAVFGFAPYSSHWREMRKIVMLELLSNRRIEMVKHVQASELDLGIRKLYSLWTENNSLPVLVELKQWFEDMTLNVIVRALAGKRYTGSTDDDETRRCQKAISQFFHLMGIFVVSDALPFLRWLDLEGHEKAMKQTAKDLDAVLAGWLTEHRQKIVSGEIKTKGEQDFIDVMLSLEEKGQLSGFQYDSDTSIKSTCLALIAGASDTTTTTLTWAISLLLNNKPVLKKAQEELDLHIGTGRKVDESDIINLVYLQAIIKETLRLYPVAPIIPREFMENCKIGGYHVPAGTRLLVNVWKIQRDPSFWTNPTAFQPERYITNHKDVDVRGQHYELLPFGSGRRSCPGASFALHALQLTLARFLHEFDLATPNDQPVDMTETPGTTLPKATPLEVLLSPRLSAKLYSC; encoded by the exons ATGGCTGATAAGTATGGGCCAGCATTCAACATTCGCATAGGCAGTCATCTTGCCTTTGTGATTTCTACTAGGGAATTGGCAAAGGAATGCTTCACCATAAATGACAAAGCCGTTGCTTCTCGTCCCACTACAGCAGCCACAAAGCACATGTGCTATAACCATGCTGTATTTGGTTTTGCACCCTACAGCTCCCACTGGCGCGAGATGCGAAAGATAGTAATGCTCGAACTTCTTTCAAACCGGCGAATTGAGATGGTCAAGCATGTCCAGGCATCTGAACTTGATCTGGGGATAAGGAAGCTTTATAGTCTGTGGACTGAAAATAATAGTCTTCCAGTGCTTGTTGAACTTAAACAGTGGTTTGAGGATATGACACTCAATGTGATCGTTAGAGCACTGGCTGGAAAGAGATATACTGGTTCCACTGATGATGATGAGACAAGAAGGTGCCAGAAGGCAATTTCTCAATTCTTTCACTTGATGGGAATTTTTGTGGTTTCAGATGCACTTCCATTTCTCCGGTGGCTGGATTTAGAGGGGCATGAAAAGGCAATGAAGCAGACAGCTAAGGACTTGGATGCTGTACTTGCAGGTTGGCTGACTGAGCATCGCCAAAAGATAGTTTCTGGAGAGATCAAGACTAAGGGTGAACAGGACTTCATCGATGTGATGTTGTCGCTTGAGGAAAAAGGGCAATTGTCAGGCTTCCAGTATGATTCAGATACCAGCATCAAGTCTACCTGTCTG GCTCTTATTGCTGGTGCTAGTGACACGACAACAACCACGCTAACATGGGCGATCTCATTGCTTCTGAATAATAAACCAGTTCTAAAGAAAGCCCAAGAAGAATTAGACCTCCATATTGGCACTGGACGTAAAGTTGATGAATCAGACATCATAAACCTAGTGTATCTTCAAGCCATAATCAAGGAAACTCTCCGTTTGTACCCTGTTGCTCCCATCATACCCCGAGAATTCATGGAAAATTGTAAAATAGGTGGGTATCATGTCCCAGCTGGCACTCGCTTATTGGTAAATGTATGGAAGATTCAGAGAGATCCGAGCTTTTGGACAAATCCCACAGCTTTCCAGCCAGAGAGATATATAACAAACCATAAAGATGTTGATGTTAGAGGTCAACACTACGAACTCCTGCCTTTTGGATCTGGTAGACGATCATGCCCTGGTGCATCATTTGCACTCCATGCTCTGCAGCTAACGCTTGCTAGGTTCCTTCATGAATTTGATTTAGCAACCCCAAATGATCAGCCTGTTGACATGACTGAGACACCTGGAACTACTTTACCGAAAGCAACCCCATTAGAGGTGCTTCTTTCGCCTCGTCTTTCTGCAAAGCTCTATAGCTGTTGa